One region of Daphnia pulicaria isolate SC F1-1A chromosome 7, SC_F0-13Bv2, whole genome shotgun sequence genomic DNA includes:
- the LOC124349631 gene encoding uncharacterized protein LOC124349631 translates to MSSDFEIDATCGGGPSTGSAAGLNHHNQQWNALAEDAGRATGSRASSSAQRCSCCTRCWTAGCTWLTSAVGVSILLLAYLIIGAVMFMILGNQDVHPNPKSAGQQQPQPQQAAGRAMAVHPHHPHHQQEQLQYADPDGRLLEKTLATVDRLWSITEDLNILYRDNWTHLARVEMRHYQDQIVRTLRQMMLEDRYSFRQTWTFPMSLLYALTLITTIGYGFYTPTTLLAKSLTTAYSLLGIPLFLLYLSVVGERLARIINRMTLSCCCCCNDNMAVISGDDEDDEENQTGSGRPGGRRRLGAYRQYSDVTLALQPMSFRGAGSNGHAGGQQESGSTAGAGQSYKDDAAMAGGRRRSLLASSPSTCCSASPDTTQVPLLVCAGLLAIFVGLASFLLVLFEPQLGFSGSLHLTINLLMTLGFAGNLLPGMSAEAGHGDGPEDPSGSRSHPQGVGSQISLIIVACLILLGTTLLSSSFTVLMDNISQTRSASIGPADAARTPTRSATTTANCYHPSPTRQFS, encoded by the exons ATGAGCTCCGATTTCGAGATCGACGCGACTTGCGGCGGCGGGCCGTCCACGGGCTCCGCCGCCGGCCTCAATCATCACAATCAACAATGGAACGCGCTGGCGGAAGATGCTGGGCGGGCGACGGGCAGTCGAGCGTCCTCGTCCGCTCAGCGATGCAGTTGCTGCACTCGATGCTGGACGGCCGGCTGCACTTGGCTGACGTCGGCCGTGGGCGTGTCCATCCTCCTGCTGGCCTACCTGATCATTGGGGCCGTCATGTTCATGATCCTGGGCAATCAGGACGTCCACCCCAACCCGAAATCAGCTggtcagcagcagccgcagccgcAGCAGGCGGCTGGGCGGGCGATGGCCGTCCATCCGCACCATCCGCACCATCAGCAGGAGCAGTTGCAATACGCCGATCCTGACGGTCGGCTCCTGGAGAAGACGCTGGCCACGGTGGACCGTCTGTGGTCCATCACGGAGGATCTCAACATTCTGTACAGGGACAACTGGACCCATTTGGCCCGGGTGGAGATGCGCCACTACCAGGACCAGATCGTCCGCACCCTGCGCCAGATGATGCTCGAGGATCGCTACTCCTTCCGACAGACCTGGACCTTCCCCATGTCACTCCTCTACGCTCTCACGCTCATCACCACCATCG gGTACGGATTTTACACGCCGACGACTTTGTTGGCTAAAAGTTTGACGACGGCCTACTCCTTGCTGGGCATTCCGCTCTTTCTGCTCTACTTGTCGGTGGTGGGCGAGCGGCTGGCCCGGATCATCAACCGGATGACTTTGtcgtgttgctgctgctgcaacgacAACATGGCCGTCATCTCCGGcgacgacgaggacgacgaggaGAACCAGACGGGCAGTGGCCGGCCAGGTGGCCGGCGAAGACTCGGTGCCTATCGACAGTACAGTGACGTCACGCTGGCCCTGCAGCCCATGTCGTTCCGCGGGGCCGGCAGCAACGGGCACGCTGGCGGCCAGCAGGAAAGCGGCTCGACGGCCGGGGCCGGCCAGTCGTACAAAGATGATGCGGCGATGGCGGGCGGGCGCAGGAGGAGCTTGCTGGCCTCCTCGCCGTCCACCTGCTGCTCAGCCTCGCCCGACACGACCCAAGTGCCTCTGCTGGTCTGCGCCGGACTGCTGGCCATCTTCGTCGGCCTGGCCAGCTTCCTGCTGGTCCTCTTCGAGCCGCAGCTGGGCTTCTCCGGCAGTCTCCACTTGACCATCAACCTGCTGATGACGCTGGGCTTTGCCGGCAATTTATTGCCCGGCATGAGCGCCGAGGCCGGCCACGGGGACGGCCCGGAAGACCCGTCCGGCTCGCGCAGTCACCCGCAGGGCGTCGGCTCTCAAATTTCGCTCATCATCGTCGCCTGTCTCATCCTGCTGGGCACGACCCTCCTGTCGTCGTCCTTCACCGTCCTGATGGACAACATCAGCCAGACCCGATCGGCCAGCATCGGCCCAGCCGACGCCGCAAGGACTCCCACCAGgtcggccaccaccaccgccaactGCTATCATCCGTCGCCCACTCGTCAATtctcttga
- the LOC124349604 gene encoding flocculation protein FLO11-like, protein MKTVIVVAVLWLLGLSWAKIDQVKNYKQSFHPNYPAVRQRFARAQPAIYAPDKALSWVDNYYERSYAPQPYSFGYEVNDGNNNYGHQQESDGSVTTGSYRVLLPDGRTQIVNFRADKNGYVADVKYEVSLFSKPSSSSSSSYSNRAPAAAPAPSYKVPAKSASPKAWTAFTQFKPAAKRASYKSDLIAAYGSKVIQDGPGRPAGSYKVLDGNEIEYVQPTTPTTPSYVIAEPIDAYDNDPTTPVYSQNPATTEYQASTTTTTTPAPTTAERDDAIVDSVGAWTAFKEADEITSAPIYEAKAVYRVIPETDYATSDPRPASESYVNDRAPAIIPAESSSSSQDVRISPAYGEVESTSTTPYQAAPSTQTYRVAPVPSSPQYEIATPEDADSPGPSTPAYSVQPPVRPAIQPPSEPKIPQVPSYDEPERPSTETSSPTDAVPAGAAPWSAFRQLPAANRIRPVPFYAREGYVAPTTFKPPIAIRFASSASAGNSPARPAAAASSRRDSSAPDWTTWTAFRPTRHQSSAATTPVSSNSRLPSPLIFRQRKV, encoded by the exons atgaag acGGTGATTGTGGTGGCTGTTCTTTGGCTGCTGGGCCTGAGCTGGGCCAAAATTGACCAAGTCAAAAATTACAAGCAATCCTTCCATCCGAATTATCCAGCTGTCCGGCAGCGGTTTGCTCGTGCCCAGCCCGCCATCTACGCCCCAGACAAAGCTCTTTCCTGGGTCGACAATTATTACGAACGCTCTTAC GCTCCTCAACCCTATAGCTTCGGCTACGAGGTGAACGATGGAAACAACAACTACGGGCACCAGCAGGAAAGCGACGGAAGCGTCACGACCGGATCTTACCGGGTTCTACTGCCCGACGGCCGGACGCAAATTGTCAACTTCCGGGCCGACAAGAACGGATACGTTGCCGATGTCAAATACGAGGTGTCCCTCTTCAGCAagccgtccagcagcagcagcagctcctacAGCAATAGAgcacctgctgctgctccagcCCCGAGCTACAAAGTGCCGGCCAAGTCCGCCAGCCCTAAAGCCTGGACGGCCTTTACTCAATTCAAACCAGCCGCCAAAAGGGCCTCGTACAAATCCGATTTGATTGCCGCTTACGGCTCGAAGGTTATTCAAGACGGCCCTGGCCGCCCGGCAGGCTCTTACAAAGTGCTGgatggaaatgaaattgaatatgTTCAACCCACCACGCCCACCACTCCGTCGTACGTAATAGCCGAGCCAATTGACGCCTACGACAATGATCCGACGACTCCAGTTTACTCTCAAAATCCAGCAACGACGGAATACCaggccagcaccaccaccaccaccactccggcACCTACCACTGCTGAAAG GGATGATGCAATAGTCGATTCCGTGGGGGCGTGGACGGCTTTCAAAGAGGCGGATGAAATCACTTCGGCTCCGATCTACGAAGCCAAAGCTGTTTATCGAGTTATTCCGGAAACGGATTACGCTACCAGTGACCCCCGTCCAGCATCCGAGTCCTACGTCAACGACAGAGCCCCAGCAATTATTCCGGCagagtccagcagcagcagccaggacGTGCGGATCAGTCCAGCATATGGAGAAGTTGAGTCAACCAGCACCACTCCTTATCAAGCAGCACCTTCCACTCAAACTTACAG AGTGGCACCAGTTCCGTCTTCCCCTCAGTACGAAATCGCCACACCGGAGGATGCAGATTCTCCAGGGCCGTCTACGCCGGCCTATAGTGTCCAGCCTCCCGTCAGGCCGGCCATCCAACCTCCCTCTGAACCAAAAATTCCGCAAGTTCCCAGTTATGACGAGCCGGAGAGGCCCAGCACAGAAACGTCCAGTCCAACTGACGCCGTTCCGGCCGGAGCTGCCCCATGGTCAGCCTTCCGGCAGTTGCCGGCTGCCAATCGGATCAGACCCGTTCCGTTTTACGCCAGGGAGGGTTACGTGGCTCCGACCACCTTCAAACCGCCAATCGCCATCCGATTTGCATCATCAGCATCGGCTGGAAACTCTCCGGCTCgtccggccgccgccgcctcatCCCGGCGAGATTCTTCCGCTCCGGACTGGACCACTTGGACGGCATTCCGGCCTACTCGTCACCAATCATCCGCTGCCACCACTCCGGTCTCTTCTAATTCCAGATTGCCATCACCTCTCATCTTTAGACAACGAAaagtttaa
- the LOC124349859 gene encoding uncharacterized protein LOC124349859, whose translation MNKIWVIFAALLAGAWAYNRYEPSYVQFESEESDDTDDDEPMPYGFEYDVNDGQNNFGHRQQSDGQVTSGSYRVQLPDGRTQIVTYRADHNGYNAKVTYEQTANSHHYYTHPAYQHHNNPSSYHSATAAPEPLFYRTRPSTTTTTTPAPVKPLPYRHYPLYEFPAIAPYHGPSNAYGAYDQLDHHRRPALPPVPSPSSSTPPSDYNNEEDDSSDEKLPLVPLIFRTNHVDSYGQLRSSYGKRSPIDIWSETDISAALDATTPAPVEEQVIPTTEAVPSVEEVISSATEIIVPDDQVESQTDHPDAAGAAGNSADDEEIDYDLLPFPLPLPLAYRPDAV comes from the exons ATGAATAAG aTTTGGGTGATTTTCGCGGCACTTTTGGCTGGCGCCTGGGCCTACAACCGCTACGAGCCCTCCTACGTCCAATTCGAGAGCGAAGAGTCCGACGATACTGACGAC GATGAGCCGATGCCTTACGGCTTCGAATATGACGTCAACGACGGGCAGAACAACTTtggccaccggcagcaaaGTGACGGCCAAGTGACGAGCGGATCTTATCGCGTCCAACTTCCCGACGGACGGACTCAGATCGTCACTTACCGGGCCGATCACAACGGCTACAATGCCAAAGTGACTTACGAGCAAACGGCTAATAGTCATCACTATTACACTCATCCGGCTTATCAGCACCATAATAATCCGTCCAGCTACCATTCGGCTACTGCTGCACCAGAACCGCTTTTTTACCGGACTCGGCCCagcacgacgacgacaactacACCTGCACCAGTTAAGCCTTTACCTTACAGGCATTATCCTCTTTATGAATTTCCAGCTATCGCTCCTTACCACGGGCCCAGCAACGCCTACGGCGCTTACGATCAACTCGACCACCATCGTCGCCCAGCATTGCCACCTGTCCcatcgcccagcagcagcactcctcCGTCTGATTATAATAATGAAGAAGATGATTCATCCGATGAGAAATTGCCTCTGGTTCCACTCATTTTCAGGACCAATCACGTCGATTCTTATGGGCAGTTGAGATCGAGCTACGGCAAACGATCGCCCATCGACATTTGGAGCGAGACGGACATTTCGGCAGCTCTAGACGCTACTACTCCCGCTCCTGTTGAAGAACAAGTTATTCCAACTACTGAAGCTGTTCCATCAGTCGAAGAAGTTATTTCATCGGCGACTGAAATTATTGTTCCAGACGACCAAGTTGAATCTCAGACCGATCATCCTGATGCTGCAGGAGCGGCCGGGAATTCCGCCGACGACGAGGAAATCGATTACGATCTACTTCCGTTCCCGCTGCCGTTGCCGTTGGCCTACAGGCCCGACGCCGTTTGA
- the LOC124349970 gene encoding cuticle protein 19.8-like: MKLFAFAALIAVAVAESAYPAATYPAAAYEKPSYDYAPQPYSYGYAVKDESSYNDYSHSETSDGKVVTGSYSVVLPDGRTQIVTYKADAYGYVADVKYVGEAKYSDYKPAAYAAPAYKDEAAAYPAAPAAAYPTAEPAAAY; the protein is encoded by the exons ATGAAG TTGTTCGCTTTCGCCGCATTGATCGCCGTCGCTGTTGCCGAGTCCGCCTATCCAGCAGCTActtatccagcagcagcctacGAAAAACCCTCCTACGATTAC GCCCCTCAACCGTACAGCTATGGCTATGCAGTGAAAGATGAGTCTTCCTACAACGACTATTCTCATTCGGAGACTAGCGATGGCAAGGTGGTCACCGGCTCCTACAGCGTCGTTCTCCCAGACGGCCGCACCCAGATCGTCACCTACAAAGCCGACGCTTACGGTTATGTCGCCGATGTCAAGTACGTAGGAGAGGCCAAGTATTCCGACTACAAACCGGCGGCTTATGCTGCTCCAGCTTACAAGGACGAGGCTGCCGCTTACCCAgcagctcctgctgctgcctaTCCTACTGCTGAACCGGCAGCAGCTTACTAA
- the LOC124350145 gene encoding cuticle protein 19-like: MKFLVILAFVAVASAASPPAYPAPAYPAPAYPAPAYGKTYDYPAQPYTFGYDVNDAPSYNNFGHQEAADGKVVSGSYRVELPDGRTQVVTYKDDGYGLISTVKTEGTIKAYDYKPAYKPAYPAAYPAKY; encoded by the exons ATGAAG ttCTTGGTTATCCTCGCATTCGTCGCTGTTGCATCAGCTGCTTCTCCTCCGGCCTACCCTGCTCCGGCTTACCCTGCTCCGGCTTACCCTGCTCCGGCCTACGGCAAGACCTACGATTAC CCCGCCCAACCCTACACTTTCGGCTATGACGTCAACGATGCTCCATCTTACAACAACTTTGGCCACCAGGAGGCCGCCGACGGTAAAGTCGTGTCCGGATCTTACCGCGTCGAACTTCCCGACGGACGCACTCAGGTGGTCACCTACAAGGACGACGGCTACGGTTTGATTTCCACCGTCAAAACCGAAGGAACCATCAAGGCTTACGACTACAAACCGGCCTACAAGCCAGCCTACCCGGCCGCCTACCCCGCAAAGTACTAA
- the LOC124350173 gene encoding cuticle protein 8-like yields the protein MMKFLIFAALIAVAMAAYDEPAAKAVEEAAPAEPAPQPYSFGYGVKDEETFNDFDHAENADGEVVTGSYRVALPDGRTQIVTYRADKNGYTADVKYEGEAQYPEYVEPALKTTY from the exons ATGATGAAG TTCTTGATTTTCGCCGCTTTGATCGCCGTTGCCATGGCCGCTTACGATGAGCCTGCCGCTAAGGCTGTTGAGGAGGCTGCTCCAGCTGAACCC gCCCCTCAGCCGTACAGCTTCGGCTACGGCGTAAAGGACGAAGAAACCTTCAACGATTTTGATCACGCTGAGAACGCTGATGGCGAAGTCGTCACTGGATCTTACCGCGTTGCTCTTCCCGATGGCCGCACTCAGATCGTCACCTACCGCGCTGACAAAAACGGATACACCGCTGACGTGAAATACGAGGGAGAGGCCCAATATCCCGAGTACGTCGAACCTGCGCTCAAAACCACATATTAA